cggcgggcgcgtACCTGACGGTGTAGGTGTAGGGGgagaggtggccggcggcgtcccggGCGGCCCACCCCACCACCGTCCTCTCCGACGCCAGGCTGCCCATATTCTCGAGAGGCCGGAGGAGATCGATCGGGGACGGCAGCGatggagatggaggaggagaagaggacgGGTTGGAGCGCGGGTGGGTTTGGCCTTGGGGGAACACGAGTAGTGCGTGACCTCTTGTGGTAGGAGGAGGGCTATATAGAAGAGGGAATAGAAGCAAACTGCCTACTGGGCCTCGAGGCTCGAGTGCAAACTGGTGCAAAGTGGCAAGGCTGCTAGGCCGCCGCACCAGGATCTTCTGAGGCAGGCAGCTTGCTTGGGTGTGCCTACCGCTCGTCCGCTCCCGCTGCTTGATTTGGTTTTTTGCTAGAATTCCAATGAttgtcctttttttttgctaccTACCCAAAAGAACTAGAACATGTCAAAGTTGTTCCCAATAAAATTGTATGATTGTGCGTAATGATAATGTGAGGGGGCCCTGTAATTGTTCGTGGCCAGAAACATGTAGCCTTTATTCGTAGTTCGTGTCATCCAGAAATATTTCTCTTGTACACACGCCCGCGTCGCTTTCCTCCGGGGCGACACGGGCGGCAccaagccaccgccgccgccgcccctccccaccTTCGCccgtgcctcgccgccgcctgagcAGGGCTTTGGAAGCCCGCGTCCCTgctaggacggcggcggcggggttctTTCGTTGCGAGAGGGCGCGGTTTGCGCGGATTTGGGACGACGCGCGGGCGAGTGCTAGCGCCGGTTGCCGGCGCCCGGGAAGACGGCACGTGGTACTGGCGGTCCGCGAAGTGGAGGCGTTAGGCGGGGTCGGGGGCTGCGGCCGCGGACGGTGGCGCGCGGCTGCGGCCGCGGGCAGCGCCAGGCCCTTCCAGGGGTCTTCGCCGGCGCGTGTGGCGCCCCGGGGGCTGCGATGCTGTGAGGCCACGGATCCGGCACGGCGTCCGCCAGATCCGGTGGCCGCGGGGCCACATCGCGCGCGTGGCGGCGGGGCATCGGcctgcggcggaggtggcgatgGCGCACGGCGGCTCGTGGCGGTACATCTGGTGTCCGGGAGACCGGATCCGGCCCTCCTACGGTCGTGGGAcggcggggcgacggcggcttcggcggcGTGGTCGCACGCGGGGTGTCTACTGCTGGCTCGGCGGCCgcgtggtggcggcgacggtgggGCCGCCGGTGGCCTGCTGCTGTCCCCTGATGCTGGTGGCGAGGTGGTGGCGGGGGCGGCCTGAAGCTGTCCCCtgcggccgtggccgtggcgtgCGACGcggtggcttggccctctcgAGCTCGGCGCGCCGCGGCAGCTGCGGTGGCTGCGACGCGTGTGATGATGAGGCGGTGACCACGTGCGAcgtgcggcggaggcggcgtggccgcgcggGGAGGTGCGGCTGGTTGGTGGCTGCGTTCGGGAGTTGGCCGCGGCTGGAAGTGGCACTGCAGCGGCGTTGCGCCCGGGAGGGCCTCCACGGCTGCGGCTCCGGATTCCAGGGCTGAGTGCATGTAGTGGATGGGATTCTCCGGGCGAAAGTCTTGCCGGTGTTCTTgctggcggcgatggcgacggcgtcCGAGAGCGTCGTTTTCCCCGTAGGGGGCGTCATCAAGGAGCCCATCCGTATTGCGCGGGTTCTCTAGGTGAAAGCCCTATCCACCTttggacgagcgacggcggcgccttcGGCGGCGTcacctccttggaggcgtcgtTTGCAGAGACCCATCTCAGCCTGTGGCTTTGCCGATGTCGCCGTGGTTGGGGGTGGCCTCTGCCGGTGGTGCGGCAAGGCGGCTGGTGCAGGCGGTTGGCTCGAAGGGGGTTGCCGAGCCCTCGTGGCGGCGGCCAAAATTATGCCGGCAGCCAAGGGTCTTCGCTCGGGTGTCGGTTCCTGGCTGCTTGCAGCGGACCGCGGCAGCTGGCGTTGCTTGGCAATTGCCCGTGCGGTGTGGGACTGCGTCGGAGGACGGCGCTCGCAGCAACGACATCGTGGGAAGACTAGGTCCGTAGCGGACTGTGGCGGGTTGCTCTGCATCGCTCGGCGACTCCGATATGGTACATCGTCGAAAGATGGCGTGGACGACAACTTGGGTTGCTAGCATGATGGCGGTGGCTGGTTGCGCGGGTGGTGCAACGTGATGCTGTCGTCCGGCGGGCGTGGCTAGTCTGTTTCTGACGGGGTTCTTGGAAACGGGGTAACACTATTCTTCATCCTGGCAGCGACTTTGTAGATGGATTTGCGACTCGAAGTGCTGAGGCGggcgtggcgaggcccccgcgtgaggcgaggcgacgagtgaggtggagtccaacggcggatgtggcgaggcccccgcgcgttGTGTGTCGTGGTGGCGACTGCGAGACAACCTGTGTTTGGTTCGGATCCGGTGATTTCACCCTATCGGATGGTGTGTGGTGTTGCAGCGGCACTACGGCGGTGGGTCCAACATGGTGGTGGTCTTCTTAGGTGCGGTGCGGTCTGTTTATCTTGTTTCCCTGTCGGCGCGAGGCCGTACCTGACGGTGGCTACATGAGATGGAGAAGGTTGTCAGCCGCGGCCTTAGCAGAGTGGTCTCGTTCGTGTCGACGTCCCAATCCGACTGGACAGTGTTGTCTCTTGGAGACATTTGCGCGTCGACGTCCCAATCCGACCAGCCTGTGGAGTTGCGTTCGGCGCGTGTTAATGTCACAATCCAATCCGCCGGTTTTGTTGTCAagtgttcttttctttttttcctggtTATGGCCTCCTAGGGTTATATCTTTGtattttttctgctatatcaataaaAACACACTCGTCGAATATtatttgtttaaaaaaaattcgTAGTTCGTTGTCGATGCCACATGCATTGCGAATTTACGATATCTTTGCGACTCGCGCTGCTCCGTTTCGTTGAGACTTGACATCCGGAGGAGATAAGGGAGCACCTAATATCCACTAGGTGATGGGGAAAAGTAAATGGCCGTGATCccgacaaaaaaaagaaaaagaaaaaatcaaatTTCCAGTAGCCAGAAATGCACATACCAAAATGGTACCCAGCATGCATTGTGGCTGAGAAATTTCCAGTACTAGGTCAATGAAGAAGATActactaagagcatctccaacagattcGGTATCGAACTCGGCATCGGTAAAAGCAGCGAACTACCTCCGAAAATCAGTTTCCAACGGATTCGGCAACGAGCTCGCTTCGCAATCCCATTCGGAACTACCTGGGCGCTCCTTCGGCATTTATCCCGATCGAGCTCCACTCGGCATCCAGGCTCCCGCGCGCCCTCCCGCCCTCCCGCGTGCGCGCGCCATCCTCACGCGCCCTCCCTCTTCTCTTCTCGCATGCTCGCTGCTGCTCGCTGCAGCATCGCCGCTCTGCGCGCCCTGCGAAGCCGCCCCGCCGTGTGTACACGGAAGAGCGCGTCTGCGCCTGCATGCGCCCACCGCACATCGCCGCAAAGGGAGCCGAGCCGGATTTTCCTCTGCGGAGCTTCCAGTAATCCAGCCATGGCTGCCGCACCACTGCTCTCTCACACTGACCCAAACTCCACGCCACGGCGAGCCGCAAAAGACACGAAACGGAGTCCCGGCAACTTGCTCGTCTCTTTAGCGCCACTCTCCGCCACCGGTGACGTATAGGTCGCCGGGGACCTCTCCTTAGAAGAAAGGGAATACGGGGGTTGTTTTTGCAAAGCCGTAGACTCCGATGACGTGGACAGTTTTTGCATATAGTGAAAGAGAGGCTGTTGGATTCCCCTATGTTTTATAGAGCTTTCCACCTGTTTACAAAGTCTCATATTAGCtaaatttaattatttatttacacaaattgttggagttgctctaaaaaAGCGATAGTTCCATGCACATCGACAAACTTGACCAGGTACATTTCTACCGGAGACCAGGTCCGGTCAGAAAATCTCACTCGCAATTTTCACAGGGTAGTTTGGTTTGGTAGAAGATCCTGCATGGGGGCCAAATGGAGTTTGGGGTAGGAGAGACTGGCGGAGCTCGATGGGTGGACGCATAGTGATCGCAGGAAAGTGACGTGGCGCGAGGCAGTGGATTAGCTGCGGCGAGGGAGAAGAGAAAGCGACAACCGAAAGGGATGCGGGGGTTGGTGTGCCGGCCGGCGTGGTAGGTCAGCGGGGCCCGCGGGGCGCTGACGTCACGGCCGCGTCACCGCCGGAACAAGTTCAGAGCTCTCCCCGTTTCTTTCTGATCGAGCTACCGTCAGTCTGCCTGTCTGTCTCAGCTAGCGAACTTCCAGCTCGAATTTAATTTGGAGAAGATAAGAAACCTTcaagcttctttttttttctgtcgaTGAAAAAACAAGGCCAAGGTTGATGATGATTGCAGACGAGCATGGCAGGTAGAGATGCCGAGTCGTCTGCCGTTGTATGGAGGCATGGAGCGATGCTTGAATTTCATTTAATTTCTTTAATTTTCTCACTGTTGCTTGGGATGAATGGCGCATCGCACGCCGTGTGGTGTGGACGTGATGctagtttggagtagctatcgGTGCGGTTGttaggctgaccacagcggagggagcaagagcaaatttgctccctccttGTTTTCCACGCCTTCTTtgtctacagtgtcaaacagtacATCTATAATGTCAAACAGTGTATTTGCTCCTTTATTTGCTCCTTTATTTGCTCCctccactgtggacggtcttaCAGCCCTCGGTAATTGTCAACGATGCAGCTTGAAATCCACTGGAAATTTCCAATGCAAGCGGGTCCACTGAAAGTCTGAAGTCGAAAGAGTCTGAAAACACCCGCCTCTTGCCTATGGTAGCATTTCTTGTGCAGTTTTGCAAAGTCCAAGACGACCAAGGACATCTCCTCCAGCCTGGTGCCAACGAACAAGCGCGCGCGCACACTTCTTCGAGGAGCACTGTAGCGCTGGTTGGCTGGACAAGCTAAGCGAGCAGGGTCCCTGTCTGTCGCCTGAAAAGCACGTTTGACGGGAATTCGGCCCAATAAATTTCCAACAGCCCAGCAGCTGTTTTGATGCATGCATGTCTGGTAACACGTGTTTGGGTGTATGTGCTCAAACTGTGATGTAGCTCTATCCACGCTTGCTGCATGCAAGCAAAGCTTTAGCTTTTTCctctttcatttttttccttttctactctatgttttatttttcttttcccatttctttATTCCTTCTTTTTTATTCTTAATCTAATCGTAGATAATCCTTACATAATCTGTCTCCATTTGGTTTATTATCCcctctctatttttttctttatttctattttttccttATTCTTTTCTATATTAGTTTGTGGACATTTTTCTTGGTATATAAAGTTCAAGTAGTGAtaagttttttatttatttcacatACCCTAGTTTTCTATTAtgtttttatttcatttagttTTTATTCCTATCTATTCTTTCATATCTCAAAATGTCTCATGTTTATGTATACAAATTTATTTGCATTCTAGAATCATTAGTTGGTGTGTAAAATAATTTAGTTATATACTAACTTGTCCCGCTCATATTCATATTCCATttgtatataaaaataatttatttgccAGGTGGATGTGTTGTTCTTCATGTAAAATTATATATCCGCATGTAACCAACTTGTTTGTAAAATTTCGTTTTGTAGACTAAATTGTTCGGTAATGTTGACTAATTTGTTCATATATGTATTTTTCATTATTTATCcaatacaatcaaatgttcgctatatttaatattttgttcataaCATAATATTATTTGTTCGTCATGTTTAGTTTTTTGTTCGTAgaaaattattatttatttgtgttgttaaaatatttattcccAGTAgccaaaattaattatttaatattAAAAATTACTTTAAAAAATATCGTGCAAAGATAGACAAGTgtggtcttattttgaagatcttgtcataagaaagataatggtgtaatcgaaatttaatttgaatatatattttaagttttatagatttttttagttttgCAACCTCTTTGCATGTGGGTGACgtcattgattttttttttatccatttgcatgcatgctcttattttcttttctccgGTTAGAGTACTACTCGTCCAGTTAATTTTCGGTGAAGTTTGTGGGGGCAGGCGAATGAAATAGAGTATATAATCTGTTTGTGGGCTACCGGCCCATTTAATTGCTGCGTGAAAAATAATCTTCAGGTGGTTGCTCATTTTGGTGATGCATAATGGGCGCTGCCGGGGTCACGCGCGTGACCCAACTTTTCACCCACTACAGATTTTATGTTGTTAGGCTTAAACTGACCCAACAAAATGGGCCATAGTCAAATTTGTTTAGAAcaaatttattttgttccgaaacaattttttaattattctagcaatacaaaaaatttattcagacaaaaaatagttattggacTTTGTGCGATGGTTTGACTGCCAGTAGCCTGAGCCACTCCTAATAATACTTTCCCATAATCGCACCTCCTTGTGCCAATGACGCGCTGTTTTCTGAGATGATGAATGATGATGGCCTGATGGGGCAATTTGCATGGATGCATAGCACCGGCCCATTGCAACTACACGAGAGGCTCCGGGTCCCATTACCATGACAGGACAGGCCCAGAAATCTAGCGCAGAGCCCATACCTTTCCTTTAGTCATGCATGAGCTGATTTCTTTCTTTACTTGGCTCTCTGCACACCTTATGACCCCTTCATTTGAGCCATAGGTTAATATTTATACTTGGCAATATGCAATTCTTGTCTTCTTGATAAACTCTTCTGGAGAATCTACACATGCATATATCACATGCATAGGTGGAAGCACGGATATGATTCGCACAATGAGAGAACATCAATCGCTCGCCAATGTATTCTTGGTCAATATCGGGACGGCCATAGGACCGGCGACCAGTAGAGAGCACGTTTGCCTCACGCCTTCACCTAAGTAGAAAAAGGCTTCGAGAAGGGATAAATACATCGAGTTAGTAGGGGTTACTCCTActttttattattttcataATAACAAAGGCAGGTAACTTTTTAGAAGAGATGATTGATCTAATGGCTATGATGGTTAGAGCTATCAGATTGATGGTTATATGTTTTGCGTGTCTAagagaatttctagaatttatTTTGAGTGTTCGCCTAAGATCTAGTGCATAATGTTACTCATAGTATTGCATGACAATTTCGTAGCATGAATAATTTATATGTCTGCCTCCAAAGAACTCAAAAGAAGATCACTGAACAAAGCTCACCCTCTCCTTGTTTCTTGATTCATAGTAACAAAATATTTTACGGTTACAATGAAAAACTCAATGAATCCAAAAGGCAACAGAAGAACACATAGAAACAAAAATCTAGGTGGGCAATGATAGAAGTAGATACCCGGGTT
This window of the Panicum virgatum strain AP13 chromosome 1K, P.virgatum_v5, whole genome shotgun sequence genome carries:
- the LOC120652096 gene encoding uncharacterized protein LOC120652096 gives rise to the protein MGSLMTPPTGKTTLSDAVAIAASKNTGKTFARRIPSTTCTQPWNPEPQPWRPSRAQRRCSATSSRGQLPNAATNQPHLPARPRRLRRTSHVVTASSSHASQPPQLPRRAELERAKPPRRTPRPRPQGTASGRPRHHLATSIRGQQQATGGPTVAATTRPPSQQ